DNA from Mesorhizobium loti R88b:
GGCGCGACATCGACGCGATGATGCATCCAGCCGTGCCAGCCGGGCGGAATGGCCGAAGCTTCGGAATAGTTGCGGTAGATTACCCAGCGACGCGTGCGGCCTTCCGAATCGATGCCACCCTCGTAGTAGACATTACCGACCTCGTCCTGGCCGACCCGCTTGCCGTACCGCCAGGTGTGCAGGCGGGTCCCTATCGTCTGGCTGTTCCACCAGGTGAAAAACTGCGTCAGGAAAGTCTTCATCGCAAAACCCTCGCGCTGGCGGCGCCTGTTTCCTGCTTATGGCGTCAGGCCTTCGGGAAGGCAAGGGTTTTGCCGCAGGCAGCGCGCAAATGGCGCGCTGGGGATCCGACACGAGCCTGTGATCGCGCGAGGCGGCAGGATGCACGCTTGCCAAGCCTTTCGGCTCTTTCTAAAGCTCAGCGCGCCCTTGCGGGTATCCATCCGGCCAGGGGCCGAAGGGGGTGACGATTGGCCACAAAATTGCCGACCACCGACATTCGCATCAGCACCGAGTTGATTCGGCGCCGCAAGGGCGGCACGCCCCTGGTCTGCCTGACGGCCTACACTTATCCCGTCGCCCGCCTGCTCGATCCCCATGTCGACCTGCTTCTGGTCGGCGACAGTGTCGCCATGGTCCTGCATGGCCATGAGACGACACTGGGCGCCTCGCTCGAGATGATGATTGCGCATGGCCAAGCCGTGATGCGCGGCTCTGCCAGGGCCTGCATTGTTGTCGACATGCCAGCCGGCAGCTACGAGGAATCGGCTGATCAGGCCGTGGCCTCGGCGCGGCGCATCGTAGACGAGACCGGCTGCCAGGCGGTGAAGCTCGAAGGCGGCGTCGACATGGCCCGTCAGATCGCGGCGATCGTGGCCGCCGGCATTCCGGTGATGGGCCATATCGGCCTGCTGCCGCAATCGGTCGAAAAGGATGGCGGCTACAAGATCAAGGGCCGCACGGACGAGACCATCGCGTCGCTGATAGCCGACGCGCTCGCCGTCGAAAAAGCCGGCGCGTTCTCCGTGGTCATCGAAGGCACCATCGAGGAGGTCGCCGCCGACATCACACGCCGCATCGCCATTCCAACCATCGGCATCGGCGCCAGCGGTGACTGCGATGGCCAGATCCTGGTCATCGACGACATGGTCGGGCTGACCGTCGACCGTGTGCCGAAATTCGTCAAGGAATACGCCGATCTGCGCGGCGTGATCGCGCACGCCGCCGAGCGCTACGCATCGGAAGTGCGAAGCCGGACATTCCCCGGCCCTGACCATGTCTTTTCGGCAACGAAACACGGGGATGAGGCATGAGCGGTCCGGACCTCGTCGACAGCGTCGCCGCACTTCGCGCGCGGATCCGTGACTGGCGGCGCGATGGCCTGCGCGTCGCCATGGTGCCAACCATGGGTGCCTTGCATGAGGGACATCTCTCCCTGATCAGGATCGCACGCGAAAAAGCCGAACGCTGCGTGGTGTCGATCTTCGTCAACCCGACGCAGTTCGCACCGAGCGAGGATCTCGACAAGTATCCGCGCCAGCTCGCCCGCGACCTCGACATGTTGGCGACGGTCAAGGCCGATCTTGCCTTCACGCCGACGGTTGGCGCGATGTATCCTGCCGGCTTTGCCACCAAGATCTCGGTCGGCGGCCCGTCCGCGGGGCTCGAATCGGACTTTCGCCCGACCTTCTTCGAGGGCGTCGCCACGGTGGTGGCCAAGCTTTTTCTCCAGGCGACACCCGACTACGCGGTCTTTGGCGAGAAGGACTACCAGCAGCTTTGCGTCGTCAGGCAGCTCTGCCATGACCTTGACCTGCCCATCGAGATCATCGGCGCGCCGACCATACGCGACGCGCAAGGTCTCGCCATGTCGTCACGCAACGCCTATCTCGGTGAAGCCGAACTCCAGACTGCGCGCCAGCTCAACCTCATTCTGCGCCGGACGGCAGCGGCGCTGGTGTCCGGCGTACATCGAGATGACGCGACCGGCGAAGCCAGCCGCGCCCTGATCGCCGCCGGTTTCCAGACGGTCGACTATGTCGAGGCCCGTGAAAGCCTGACGCTTGCGCCATGGCGCCGTGACCGCGCGGGGCGCCTGCTCGCCGCTGCCTGGCTTGGCAAGACACGACTCATCGACAATGTGGAAATTCCCACAAGCTAAGTCGGAAGTTGGATCAGCGATGATTGCGCTACCAGCATGCACAGACCTGTTTGAATTATGTTAGATGTGGCTAAGATAGCTAACATAAGCAGCAATTCGCACATTGGCCTTGCGCGCCGACGTAACAATTCCTGACTACTGCGGCATGATCAAGTTACACAGCGGCGCTAGTGTGCAACTTAGCGCAGTGTTGTTGTGGAACCTGGCACTGCGTTACCTCTGAGGCGGTACGAGAGGGCCCATGTCACTGTCGGCGAACACGATCGACCGCACCCTGCCGCAGGTGGTCGAGGCCATATACGATTCGGTTGCCGACGTTGACCGCTGGCAGTCGACACTCGAAGCCATTCGTCGGCTGGCGATTGGCCAGCTTGCTATGCTGGCGGTCGTCGATACAGCGACCAATTCCGCTCGGTTTTCCGTGTCCTGCGGCGATCCCGCGATCCTGGAGCCGTTGCAACGCGACTATCGGTCGGAGGTCCCCTTCTTCACGGCCGTGCCGAAGATGGATATCGACATGCCCTTCACTGTCGATTCCTTCTATGCGCTGCAAGGACCAGACGCGCGGCAGAACTGGATCGACAGCCGCATCGTGCGCGAATGGGTGGAGCCTAACCGCCTGGACGACTTCTTCTGGGTAGCGCTGATGAAGCGACCAACGCGCATCGGCACGCTGATGGTTGTGACGGACAAGGACAGGCCGCAAATCTCGACGGAGGATCTGGCGCTGGTTTCGTCGCTTGCACCGCATGTACGGCGCGCGGTGACGATCGGCGACCTGTTCGAGGCTGAACGACGCAAGGCCGAGATTTTCCGCTCGATCATCGAAAACCTCACGCACCCGGTGATGATCGTTTCCAACGACATGCAGATCATCTTTGCCAATTCCGCTGCCGAAGCCCTGCTGATGGAAAGCTCGGCCGTCTCATCGGTGCGTGGCCAGCTGGCATTCGCCTATCCGCAAGCCAATGCGGCGATCAGCTGCGCGGTCGAACTCGGCACGCGCGATGAGTTCGCGCTTGGGCCTTCCGGCATCAACATTCCGCTCGCCAAAGTCGGCGTTGCGGCCGTGGCGCATGTGATGCCGCTGGCCCGGCGCGAAATTTCGGCGCGGATGTCGCAGCGCGCCGCCGCCGCGATCTTCATTGCCGCCGCCGGCGCCACGCCGACCCCGGCACTGGACGCGATCGCCGCGCTGTTTGGCCTGACCGCGGCGGAAAAACGCGTCACCGGCCATGTCGCCTGCGGCAAGACGCGCAAGGAGATCGCATGCGCCAGCGGTGTTTCCGACGGCACCATCAAATCGCAACTGGCGACGATCTTCGACAAGACGGGAACCGGCGACCAGCGGGAGCTCGAATTGCTGATACGCGAACTGTCGCCACCGCTGCGCTCGCGCTGATCTGGTTTTTGCCCTTCGTCGTACCTTGTTGGAGCTATTCCTCCGTCGGCATATGCAGGTACATTGACTGGATGCCGACACGGCCCGGGCCGGTGAAGCGGTTGACGATGAAGTTCATATTGGCGCCGAAGAAGCCGCTCGACAGGCGGTCGATCTTGGTTTCCATCCGGACCGAGGCATCCTTGTACAGCCAGCCGCCCGGCTCGATGTCGATGGTCTCGCCGGCGGCCAGCGTTTTCTCGAAGACATTGCCGTAGCCGTGCAGCCAGACGATGCCGTCACCGGTATCGCCGCGAAAACGGTCGATGAAGAAACCGCTCTGGCCGAACAGCATCGTCGCCAGGCCGCGAACCCGCTCGAATGTGTAGTCGACGTTGCCGGTGGCGGCGAGAAACTGGTGTTCGCGCACCTGGATCTCTTCGCCGTGCCTGAGATGGATCGGCACGATGTGGCCAGGCCCGTCGCGGCTGAAGGCGATGATGCCGGCGCCTGAGGCCTCGGTGACGAAGATCTGCATGCCGGCCATCATGCGCTTCAGCGCACCCTTCAGCGACTTCAGGCCGATGGTTATGGTGGAGTTCTTCCAAAGCAGGATGTGGTGTTCGAAATAGACCGGCATTCGTGTCACATCGACCGAAAGCACCGGCACCAGTTCGCCCGCTATGTGATAGGTGACGCCACCAAAAGTCTCATCCGACACCTGTGTCGGCATCAGTTCCGGCAAGCTTGGCATGGTTCCCCCCTCGCCGCCTTGCGCGCCAGCCCATTCCGGCTTCCGCACGGTCAGCTGCACAAGCTTGGTGCCGGACTCTCGGATCGTCAAACGAAAACGACCCTTCACCGCACGGCTCGCGCGAAGGTGATCCAGACAGGTGCGCGTCGAAGCGATCAGCCGGCAAGAGGCCGGCGATAGACCAGCGTCGGCTCGCCAGAGGCACCGGTGTGATCACCGGCCGCGCCGGATCGCACGAAGCCGTTGGCTTCGTAGAAGGCGATGGCGCGTGTGTTTTGCGCCTCCACTTCCAGACGGATGGCATCGGCCTCGGGAAAACTTTCGATGATCTCATCGAGAAGCATGCCGCCGATGCCCCGCCCTTGCAGGCCGGGCAGCACGTAGAGCTGTCTCAGGACAACCGTCTTGCCGCCGTCGATGCTTTCGGCGAAGGCCACGCCGCCAATGCGCTTGCCGTCATCGGCAACGAGGAAGTCGCTGTTGGGTTTGATCAGCCGGGCCTTCAGCGAAGCGATCGAATGCCATTCGTCGGTGATCTCGGTGACCTTGGCCGCGCCGTATATGGCGTCATACGTCGCATGCCAGGTTTCGACCAGCACTGCCCGAATGGCATCAAGGTCGCGTTCGCCTGCGGTGCGGACGAACATGGCCTTACTCGATGCCGAGCTTGGCCTTGACGAGGTCGTTGACGGCCTGCGGATTGGCCTTGCCGCCGGTCGCCTTCATCACCTGGCCGACGAACCAGCCAGCCATGGTCGGCTTGGCGCGCGCCTGTTCGACCTTGTCTGGATTGGCCGCGATCACCTCGTCGACCGCCTTCTCGATGGCGCCGGTGTCGGTGACCTGCTTCAAGCCACGGCTTTCGACCAACTGGCGCGGATCGCCGCCTTCGTTCCAGACGATCTCGAACAGGTCCTTGGCGATCTTGCCTGAGATGGTGCCATCCTTGATCAGGTCGATGACCGCACCGAGCTGATCGGGCGAAACCGGAGCATTTTCAATGTCCTTGCCCGCCTTGTTCAGCTGTCCGAGCAGATCGTTGATGACCCAGTTGGCGGCAAGCTTGCCGTCACGTCCGGCGGCCACCTTCTCGAAATAGTCGGCAACCGACTTTTCCGACACCAGGATCGAAGCATCATAGGTCGAGAGACCCAGCGAGGAGATCAGCCGTGCCTTCTTGTCGTCGGGCAGTTCCGGCAGTCCTATGGCCAAAGCATCAACATAGGCCTGGTCGAATTCCAGCGGCAGAAGATCGGGATCGGGGAAATAGCGGTAGTCGTGCGCTTCTTCCTTCGAGCGCATCGAGCGCGTCTCGCCCTTGACGGCATCATACAACCGCGTTTCCTGGTCGATCTTGCCGCCATCCTCCAGGATGGCGATCTGGCGGCGCGCCTCATAGTCGATGGCCTGGCCGATGAAGCGG
Protein-coding regions in this window:
- a CDS encoding NADH:ubiquinone oxidoreductase subunit NDUFA12; the protein is MKTFLTQFFTWWNSQTIGTRLHTWRYGKRVGQDEVGNVYYEGGIDSEGRTRRWVIYRNYSEASAIPPGWHGWMHHRVDVAPPSEDYKPRDWQKPHQPNLTGSPAAYRPKGSVLTNQHRPQVTGDYDAWTPGS
- the panB gene encoding 3-methyl-2-oxobutanoate hydroxymethyltransferase is translated as MATKLPTTDIRISTELIRRRKGGTPLVCLTAYTYPVARLLDPHVDLLLVGDSVAMVLHGHETTLGASLEMMIAHGQAVMRGSARACIVVDMPAGSYEESADQAVASARRIVDETGCQAVKLEGGVDMARQIAAIVAAGIPVMGHIGLLPQSVEKDGGYKIKGRTDETIASLIADALAVEKAGAFSVVIEGTIEEVAADITRRIAIPTIGIGASGDCDGQILVIDDMVGLTVDRVPKFVKEYADLRGVIAHAAERYASEVRSRTFPGPDHVFSATKHGDEA
- the panC gene encoding pantoate--beta-alanine ligase translates to MSGPDLVDSVAALRARIRDWRRDGLRVAMVPTMGALHEGHLSLIRIAREKAERCVVSIFVNPTQFAPSEDLDKYPRQLARDLDMLATVKADLAFTPTVGAMYPAGFATKISVGGPSAGLESDFRPTFFEGVATVVAKLFLQATPDYAVFGEKDYQQLCVVRQLCHDLDLPIEIIGAPTIRDAQGLAMSSRNAYLGEAELQTARQLNLILRRTAAALVSGVHRDDATGEASRALIAAGFQTVDYVEARESLTLAPWRRDRAGRLLAAAWLGKTRLIDNVEIPTS
- a CDS encoding helix-turn-helix transcriptional regulator, producing the protein MSLSANTIDRTLPQVVEAIYDSVADVDRWQSTLEAIRRLAIGQLAMLAVVDTATNSARFSVSCGDPAILEPLQRDYRSEVPFFTAVPKMDIDMPFTVDSFYALQGPDARQNWIDSRIVREWVEPNRLDDFFWVALMKRPTRIGTLMVVTDKDRPQISTEDLALVSSLAPHVRRAVTIGDLFEAERRKAEIFRSIIENLTHPVMIVSNDMQIIFANSAAEALLMESSAVSSVRGQLAFAYPQANAAISCAVELGTRDEFALGPSGINIPLAKVGVAAVAHVMPLARREISARMSQRAAAAIFIAAAGATPTPALDAIAALFGLTAAEKRVTGHVACGKTRKEIACASGVSDGTIKSQLATIFDKTGTGDQRELELLIRELSPPLRSR
- a CDS encoding AIM24 family protein; the encoded protein is MPSLPELMPTQVSDETFGGVTYHIAGELVPVLSVDVTRMPVYFEHHILLWKNSTITIGLKSLKGALKRMMAGMQIFVTEASGAGIIAFSRDGPGHIVPIHLRHGEEIQVREHQFLAATGNVDYTFERVRGLATMLFGQSGFFIDRFRGDTGDGIVWLHGYGNVFEKTLAAGETIDIEPGGWLYKDASVRMETKIDRLSSGFFGANMNFIVNRFTGPGRVGIQSMYLHMPTEE
- a CDS encoding GNAT family N-acetyltransferase; translation: MFVRTAGERDLDAIRAVLVETWHATYDAIYGAAKVTEITDEWHSIASLKARLIKPNSDFLVADDGKRIGGVAFAESIDGGKTVVLRQLYVLPGLQGRGIGGMLLDEIIESFPEADAIRLEVEAQNTRAIAFYEANGFVRSGAAGDHTGASGEPTLVYRRPLAG
- the gatB gene encoding Asp-tRNA(Asn)/Glu-tRNA(Gln) amidotransferase subunit GatB, with protein sequence MTLIDTRTPDAKRLISGTTGDWEIIIGLEVHAQVISQAKLFSGASTAFGAAPNANVSLVDAAMPGMLPVINEECVKQAIRTGLGLKAEINHKSVFDRKNYFYPDLPQGYQISQFKQPIVGEGTVIVSVGPDRQGEFEDIEVGIERLHLEQDAGKSIHDQHPTMSYVDLNRSGVALMEIVSKPDLRSGDEAKAYVTKLRTIMRYLGTCDGNMDEGSLRADVNVSVRRPGGEFGTRCEIKNMNSIRFIGQAIDYEARRQIAILEDGGKIDQETRLYDAVKGETRSMRSKEEAHDYRYFPDPDLLPLEFDQAYVDALAIGLPELPDDKKARLISSLGLSTYDASILVSEKSVADYFEKVAAGRDGKLAANWVINDLLGQLNKAGKDIENAPVSPDQLGAVIDLIKDGTISGKIAKDLFEIVWNEGGDPRQLVESRGLKQVTDTGAIEKAVDEVIAANPDKVEQARAKPTMAGWFVGQVMKATGGKANPQAVNDLVKAKLGIE